The following nucleotide sequence is from Barnesiella viscericola DSM 18177.
AAAAAAATCAAATACGACAATATCCCGGAATGGGCCATATATGCGCTCGAATATGGGATCAGTGAGGATACGAGCCTTGATGACGAACATCGGACTCTCGTTTCGGAATTCATAAAATCAAATTTTCCGAACGGCTATATTATGGAAGTCATGTGGAACGATCATACTGAATTTGACCGGTATCCGGCTTTCGGAAAGCCATGTGGGACATATAGTGTGAATTTTTGGATTGACAACTAACTAAAATAGAAGATATATGAGTGTTATATGTACAAGGTGCGGAAGCGCCAATGTCGCTTGTGAAGCGATAGTAAATCCCAACGGCAATGTGTTCAAGCGTTATACGGATGAGTCTTTCCGGTACGGACAGTGCGAGGATTGTGGCACGTATCCGGAACTGACCGATCCCGATGAAGTCAAAATGGATATAGACAGATTGTATCAGGAATTCAAGTCTTATTCGGACACAGAGCCGGACTATGCCAACTGCCGGATATTGTACAAAGATGACGGGGACAACCTGAACGTAAAAATCTCATTGAAGGCGGACGATAAAGCCGCAGCGATGGATAAGAGCATATTCTATCACTGCGACAACATTTCCGATTTGAAATCCCTGGCAGAATACGGCGGTGAGGATTTCATTTTGGTGGAATGCTTCCGGTTTGGCAAATGGACTGATGAAGGTTATCTTTCAAATAATAAAAGCTTATGATAACGTTACTGAAAGAATGTGCGGAATATATCCGCTCACATCCGGAGAATAGGCTGTCTAAAAAACTCCTTGATAAAATAAAGCTGGA
It contains:
- a CDS encoding DUF6926 domain-containing protein → MKKIKYDNIPEWAIYALEYGISEDTSLDDEHRTLVSEFIKSNFPNGYIMEVMWNDHTEFDRYPAFGKPCGTYSVNFWIDN